In Micromonospora sp. WMMD980, the following are encoded in one genomic region:
- the secF gene encoding protein translocase subunit SecF, whose translation MAKNGLAARLYRGEADLNIVGKRKLWFGVAGVLVLIAVLSFAFSGFKLGIEFAGGNSFQVPASVGTLDGAERTIDDVLAKEAPGVEVVTAQKVGGAGGETYEMRTGQLSQEQANAAKTAMAQEFGIQPDQISGNQVSEAWGSQVTSRALLGLVIFIAVVSVYLVLRFEWRMAVAAIASLLTNLVLTAGIYSLVGFEVTPSTVIGFLTILGFALYDVVVVFDKVQENTRGITANNNQTYGEAANLALNQSLMRSLNTSVVALLPVGGLLFIGAGLLGAGTLKDLGLVLFVGMAVAFLTSILLATPLLVLLKNQDPRIAAHNKRVLARRAAVARGEVTPKGAPRPAPTGDQPVDPDAALAGAAPKVGSRPAGKRPSGARGGRPSGGGGNRPGGAKRR comes from the coding sequence ATGGCGAAGAATGGTCTGGCCGCCCGGCTCTACCGGGGCGAGGCCGATCTCAACATCGTCGGCAAGCGCAAGCTTTGGTTCGGCGTGGCCGGCGTGCTGGTGCTGATCGCGGTCCTGAGCTTCGCGTTCAGCGGCTTCAAGCTCGGCATCGAGTTCGCCGGCGGCAACTCGTTCCAGGTGCCGGCCAGCGTCGGCACGCTCGATGGGGCCGAACGCACCATCGACGACGTGCTGGCCAAGGAGGCCCCGGGCGTCGAGGTGGTCACCGCGCAGAAGGTCGGCGGGGCCGGCGGCGAGACCTACGAGATGCGCACCGGGCAGCTCAGCCAGGAGCAGGCCAACGCGGCCAAGACCGCGATGGCGCAGGAGTTCGGCATCCAGCCCGACCAGATCAGCGGCAACCAGGTCTCCGAGGCCTGGGGCAGCCAGGTCACCTCCCGCGCGCTGCTCGGTCTGGTGATCTTCATCGCGGTGGTGTCGGTCTACCTGGTGTTGCGCTTCGAGTGGCGGATGGCGGTCGCCGCGATCGCCTCGCTGCTGACCAACCTGGTCCTCACCGCCGGCATCTACTCGCTGGTCGGCTTCGAGGTCACCCCGTCGACGGTCATCGGCTTCCTCACCATCCTGGGCTTCGCGCTCTACGACGTGGTGGTGGTCTTCGACAAGGTGCAGGAGAACACGCGCGGCATCACCGCCAACAACAACCAGACCTACGGCGAGGCGGCCAACCTGGCGCTCAACCAGAGCCTCATGCGCTCGCTGAACACCTCGGTGGTGGCGCTGCTCCCGGTCGGTGGCCTGCTCTTCATCGGCGCCGGCCTGCTCGGCGCGGGCACCCTGAAGGACCTCGGCCTGGTGCTCTTCGTCGGCATGGCGGTGGCGTTCCTGACCTCGATCCTGCTGGCCACGCCGCTGCTGGTGCTGCTGAAGAACCAGGACCCGCGGATCGCCGCGCACAACAAGCGGGTGCTCGCCCGCCGGGCGGCCGTCGCCCGGGGCGAGGTCACCCCGAAGGGCGCCCCGCGCCCGGCGCCGACCGGCGACCAGCCGGTCGACCCGGACGCGGCGCTCGCCGGCGCCGCCCCGAAGGTCGGCTCCCGGCCGGCCGGCAAGCGCCCCAGCGGCGCCCGGGGCGGCCGCCCGAGCGGTGGCGGAGGCAACCGGCCGGGCGGCGCGAAGCGCCGCTGA
- the secD gene encoding protein translocase subunit SecD yields MAPPQGQMRPGRQLAVLGFIFVVLYLLVFFSGGASGGWKDRLEPRLGLDLIGGTRLTLEATNTVDGKPPTAENLEEARQIIESRVNAYGVAEAEVVTEGNRNIVISLPGENRDLTDVGSAAELRFRKVLKATDGSGAAAAPAPSPSATPSGSASPKPSGSASPKPSGSASPKPSASAKVTASPSAGGQGGMAPAPSASAAPTPSASPSAAAPSPSASAAPVPQSIEQQRQAVQQKVGAAAWAAASGLQAPADLTADPSLADKLKPFGTLSPQEIAVLPVEMQFNVPTITCAQLDKRPAGSINDPKQKAVACESGAKYLLDVAKVEGTDVKNASAQLDRTSSWVVSLTFKGDGQEKWTALTREAFNNEGQACDQTALGQDGKCRVAVVLDNEIVSSPEIKAVLTGDSEISGSFDNKSANELASQLRYGALPVTFEPQESQNVTATLGDSHLKAGLLAAGIGMLLVIIYSFFYYRLLGSVIFLSLVLSALLVFGALVVLGRSIGFTLTLAGIAGMIVSLGVAADSFVIYFERLKDEIREGRSPRSAVPRAWIRARRTIISANAITLMSAVVLYIVSVGAVKGFAFALGLATVLDLVVVFLFRHPIMTMFARTRAFLSPRVSGLGRALPARSAESGTARNPRVKEA; encoded by the coding sequence GTGGCACCACCTCAGGGACAGATGCGCCCCGGACGGCAGCTCGCCGTGCTCGGGTTCATCTTCGTCGTCCTCTATCTTTTGGTGTTCTTCTCGGGCGGCGCCAGCGGTGGCTGGAAGGACCGGCTGGAGCCCCGGCTCGGCCTGGACCTCATCGGCGGCACCCGGCTGACGCTCGAGGCCACCAACACGGTCGACGGCAAGCCGCCGACCGCCGAGAACCTCGAAGAGGCGCGCCAGATCATCGAGAGCCGGGTCAACGCCTACGGCGTGGCCGAGGCCGAGGTGGTCACCGAGGGCAACCGCAACATCGTCATCTCCCTGCCCGGCGAGAACCGTGACCTGACCGACGTGGGCAGCGCCGCCGAGCTGCGCTTCCGCAAGGTGCTCAAGGCCACCGACGGCAGCGGCGCGGCCGCCGCCCCGGCGCCGAGCCCCAGCGCCACGCCGTCCGGCAGCGCCAGCCCGAAGCCGTCGGGCAGCGCGTCGCCGAAGCCGTCCGGCAGCGCCTCGCCGAAGCCGAGCGCGAGCGCGAAGGTCACCGCGTCGCCGAGCGCCGGCGGCCAGGGCGGCATGGCCCCGGCCCCGAGCGCCAGCGCCGCGCCGACCCCGTCGGCCTCGCCGAGCGCCGCCGCGCCGAGCCCGAGCGCCAGCGCCGCGCCGGTGCCGCAGAGCATCGAGCAGCAGCGTCAGGCCGTGCAGCAGAAGGTGGGCGCCGCCGCCTGGGCCGCCGCCTCCGGCCTGCAGGCCCCGGCCGACCTCACCGCCGACCCGTCGCTGGCCGACAAGCTCAAGCCGTTCGGCACGCTCTCCCCGCAGGAGATCGCGGTGCTGCCGGTGGAGATGCAGTTCAACGTCCCCACCATCACCTGCGCCCAGCTCGACAAGCGTCCGGCCGGCTCGATCAACGACCCGAAGCAGAAGGCGGTCGCCTGCGAGTCCGGGGCGAAATACCTGCTCGACGTGGCCAAGGTCGAGGGCACCGACGTCAAGAACGCCTCCGCCCAGCTCGACCGGACCAGCTCCTGGGTGGTCAGCCTCACCTTCAAGGGCGACGGCCAGGAGAAGTGGACCGCGCTGACCCGCGAGGCGTTCAACAACGAGGGCCAGGCGTGCGACCAGACGGCGCTCGGCCAGGACGGCAAGTGCCGGGTGGCCGTGGTGCTGGACAACGAGATCGTCTCCTCGCCGGAGATCAAGGCCGTCCTCACCGGTGACTCCGAGATCAGCGGCAGCTTCGACAACAAGAGTGCCAACGAGCTGGCCAGCCAGCTCCGCTACGGTGCGCTGCCGGTCACGTTCGAGCCGCAGGAGAGCCAGAACGTCACCGCGACGCTGGGCGACAGCCACCTGAAGGCGGGTCTGCTGGCGGCCGGCATCGGCATGCTGCTGGTCATCATCTACTCGTTCTTCTACTACCGCCTGCTCGGCTCCGTCATCTTCCTCAGCCTGGTGCTCTCCGCGCTGCTGGTCTTCGGCGCGCTGGTGGTGCTGGGCCGGTCGATCGGCTTCACCCTCACGCTCGCCGGCATCGCCGGCATGATCGTCTCGCTCGGTGTGGCGGCGGACTCGTTCGTCATCTACTTCGAACGGCTCAAGGACGAGATCCGGGAAGGCCGCAGCCCGCGCAGCGCGGTGCCGCGGGCCTGGATCCGGGCCCGCCGCACGATCATCTCGGCGAACGCCATCACGCTGATGTCGGCGGTGGTGCTCTACATCGTCTCGGTCGGCGCGGTGAAGGGCTTCGCCTTCGCGCTCGGCCTGGCGACCGTGCTGGACCTGGTCGTCGTGTTCCTCTTCCGCCACCCGATCATGACGATGTTCGCCCGTACCCGGGCGTTCCTGTCCCCGCGGGTCAGCGGTCTGGGCCGGGCGCTGCCGGCCCGGTCGGCCGAGTCGGGCACCGCCCGCAACCCGCGCGTCAAGGAGGCCTGA
- the yajC gene encoding preprotein translocase subunit YajC: MLYAAASGGGAGGLTPILMIALLFVVMYFMMIRPQQKRRREAEQMQSALAPGDEVVTIGGLHGTVTVVEDETVLLEVAPGVQTRYARPAVARVVKRAEAPEAETISEEAESVKE; this comes from the coding sequence GTGCTTTACGCAGCAGCGAGTGGCGGGGGAGCCGGCGGTCTGACGCCGATCCTCATGATCGCTCTGCTCTTCGTCGTCATGTACTTCATGATGATCCGTCCGCAGCAGAAGCGCCGCCGCGAGGCGGAGCAGATGCAGTCCGCCCTCGCCCCCGGCGACGAGGTGGTCACCATCGGCGGCCTGCACGGCACGGTCACCGTGGTCGAGGACGAGACGGTCCTGCTCGAGGTGGCCCCGGGCGTGCAGACCCGGTACGCGCGTCCCGCCGTGGCCCGGGTGGTCAAGCGGGCCGAGGCGCCCGAGGCGGAAACGATCAGCGAGGAAGCCGAGTCGGTCAAGGAGTGA
- the ruvB gene encoding Holliday junction branch migration DNA helicase RuvB, with product MTGENLVSAYVSDAELDAEASVRPKRLGEFIAQHRVRDQLDLLLQGAMRRGSPPDHILLSGPPGLGKTTLANIVAAELGTGIRVTSGPAIERSGDLAAILTSLAEGDVLFIDEIHRIAKPAEELLYSAMEDFRVDVVVGKGPGATAIPLDVEPFTLVGATTRSGLLTGPMRDRFGFVAHLDFYSPADLETLLHRSARILGVPITPEGAAEIAGRSRGTPRIANRLLRRVRDYAEVRADGVVNLETARAALTVYDVDALGLDRLDRAVLTALVDSFRGGPVGVSTLAVAVGEQPDTVEEVCEPFLVRAGLLARTPRGRVATGAAWHHLGRKPPNGTFGADTPPEPDLFSTSTDRP from the coding sequence ATGACGGGTGAGAACCTGGTCTCGGCGTACGTCAGCGACGCCGAGCTGGACGCGGAGGCCAGCGTCCGGCCGAAGCGGCTCGGCGAGTTCATCGCCCAGCACCGGGTCCGCGACCAGCTCGACCTGCTGTTGCAGGGCGCGATGCGGCGCGGCTCCCCGCCGGACCACATCCTGCTGTCGGGCCCGCCCGGCCTCGGGAAGACGACGTTGGCCAACATCGTCGCGGCGGAGCTGGGCACCGGGATCCGGGTGACCAGCGGGCCGGCGATCGAGCGCTCCGGCGACCTGGCCGCGATCCTGACCAGCCTGGCCGAGGGCGACGTGCTCTTCATCGACGAGATCCACCGGATCGCCAAGCCGGCCGAGGAGCTGCTCTACAGCGCCATGGAGGACTTCCGGGTCGACGTGGTGGTGGGCAAGGGCCCGGGCGCGACCGCCATCCCGCTCGACGTGGAGCCGTTCACGCTGGTCGGCGCCACCACCCGCTCCGGTCTGCTGACCGGGCCGATGCGTGACCGCTTCGGCTTCGTCGCGCACCTCGACTTCTACTCCCCGGCCGACCTGGAGACGCTGCTGCACCGTTCCGCCCGGATCCTCGGCGTGCCGATCACGCCGGAGGGCGCGGCGGAGATCGCCGGCCGGTCGAGGGGGACGCCCCGGATCGCCAACCGGCTGCTGCGCCGGGTGCGCGACTACGCCGAGGTGCGTGCCGACGGGGTGGTCAACCTGGAGACCGCCCGGGCCGCGCTCACCGTCTACGACGTCGACGCGCTCGGCCTGGACCGGCTGGACCGGGCGGTGCTCACCGCGCTCGTCGACTCGTTCCGGGGTGGCCCGGTCGGCGTCTCGACGCTCGCGGTGGCGGTGGGGGAGCAGCCGGACACGGTCGAGGAGGTCTGCGAGCCGTTCCTGGTCCGGGCCGGCCTGCTGGCGCGTACGCCCCGGGGGCGGGTGGCCACCGGGGCCGCCTGGCACCATCTGGGCCGCAAGCCACCGAATGGTACATTTGGTGCGGACACCCCTCCGGAGCCCGATCTGTTCTCGACATCCACCGATCGGCCGTGA
- the ruvA gene encoding Holliday junction branch migration protein RuvA produces the protein MIASVRGTVTATGPDHAVVEVGGIGLAVQCAPGTIADLRVGQPARLATSLVVREDSLTLYGFADDDAKQLFELLQTASGVGPRLAQAVLAVHTPDAVRKAIANADTAALTRVPGIGKKGAERLVLELRDRVGPVAIGPDGAAGVTAGAWPEQVRQALVGLGWSAAQAEQAVAAVAETVDGATPPVPVLLKQAIRLLGRTR, from the coding sequence ATGATCGCGAGTGTGCGCGGCACGGTGACCGCGACCGGTCCGGACCATGCCGTGGTGGAGGTGGGCGGCATCGGCCTCGCCGTGCAGTGCGCTCCCGGCACCATCGCCGACCTGCGGGTCGGCCAGCCGGCCCGGCTCGCTACCAGCCTGGTGGTCCGGGAGGACTCGCTCACCCTCTACGGCTTCGCCGACGACGACGCCAAGCAGCTCTTCGAACTGCTCCAGACCGCAAGCGGGGTGGGGCCCCGGCTGGCCCAGGCGGTGCTCGCCGTGCACACCCCCGACGCGGTCCGCAAGGCCATCGCCAACGCGGACACCGCCGCGCTGACCCGGGTGCCCGGGATCGGCAAGAAGGGCGCCGAGCGGCTCGTGCTGGAGCTGCGTGACCGGGTCGGCCCGGTGGCGATCGGCCCGGACGGCGCGGCCGGGGTGACCGCCGGCGCCTGGCCGGAGCAGGTGCGCCAGGCGCTGGTCGGGCTCGGCTGGTCGGCCGCCCAGGCGGAGCAGGCGGTGGCCGCGGTCGCCGAGACCGTCGACGGCGCCACGCCGCCGGTGCCGGTCCTGCTCAAGCAGGCGATCCGCCTCCTGGGCCGGACCCGATGA
- the ruvC gene encoding crossover junction endodeoxyribonuclease RuvC, with product MRVLGVDPGLTRCGVGVVEGVPGRPCTLIAYYVVYTDPADELPLRLLHLDRSLTDLVVEHRPDAVAVERVFSQHNVRTVMGTAQASGVAVLAGARAGLPVTTYTPSEVKAAVTGSGQADKKQMTAMVTRLLRLAEPPKPADAADALALAICHVWRGGTRSKLAAAADQARRGGVRR from the coding sequence GTGCGCGTGCTGGGCGTCGACCCGGGGCTGACCCGGTGCGGGGTCGGCGTGGTCGAGGGCGTGCCGGGCCGCCCGTGCACCCTGATCGCCTACTACGTCGTCTACACCGATCCGGCCGACGAGCTGCCGCTGCGCCTGCTGCACCTGGACCGCTCGCTCACCGACCTGGTCGTCGAGCACCGGCCGGACGCGGTGGCGGTGGAGCGCGTGTTCAGCCAGCACAACGTGCGTACCGTGATGGGCACCGCGCAGGCCAGCGGCGTGGCGGTGCTGGCCGGCGCGCGCGCCGGGCTGCCGGTGACGACCTACACGCCGAGCGAGGTGAAGGCGGCGGTGACCGGTTCCGGTCAGGCGGACAAGAAGCAGATGACCGCCATGGTCACCCGGCTGCTGCGCCTGGCCGAGCCGCCGAAGCCGGCCGACGCCGCCGACGCGCTGGCGCTGGCCATCTGCCATGTCTGGCGCGGCGGCACCCGGTCCAAGCTGGCCGCGGCGGCCGACCAGGCCCGACGAGGAGGGGTGCGACGATGA
- a CDS encoding 3-hydroxybutyrate dehydrogenase, producing the protein MTAEPVAVPHVVHVDLSGRHALVTGGGSGIGRACALRLAAAGASVVVLDRNVEAAKAVAAEAGGRAEGIDLADPAAVDRLDVDADIVVNNAGLQHVAPVQDFPVERFEYIQRVMVEAPFLLIRRALPRMYANGWGRIVNISSVHGLRASPFKAAYVSAKHALEGLSKVVALEGAAHGVTANCINPAYVRTALVESQIADQAASHGIGEDEVIEKIMLARAAIKRLIEPEEVAELVAYLCAPPAAFLTGASIALDGGWTAN; encoded by the coding sequence ATGACGGCAGAACCCGTGGCGGTCCCCCACGTCGTACACGTCGACCTCTCCGGTCGCCACGCCCTGGTGACCGGTGGTGGCAGCGGCATCGGCCGGGCCTGCGCCCTGCGCCTGGCGGCGGCCGGCGCCTCGGTCGTGGTGCTGGACCGCAACGTGGAGGCGGCCAAGGCGGTGGCCGCCGAGGCCGGCGGTCGGGCCGAGGGGATCGACCTGGCTGATCCGGCGGCGGTGGACCGGCTCGACGTGGACGCCGACATCGTGGTGAACAACGCCGGGTTGCAGCACGTCGCCCCGGTGCAGGACTTCCCGGTCGAGCGTTTCGAGTACATCCAGCGGGTGATGGTGGAGGCACCGTTCCTGCTCATCCGTCGGGCGCTGCCCCGGATGTACGCCAACGGCTGGGGCCGGATCGTCAACATCTCCTCGGTGCACGGGCTGCGCGCCTCGCCGTTCAAGGCGGCGTACGTCTCGGCGAAACACGCCCTGGAGGGCCTGTCCAAGGTGGTGGCGCTGGAGGGCGCCGCGCACGGGGTGACGGCCAACTGCATCAACCCGGCGTACGTGCGGACCGCGCTGGTGGAGAGCCAGATCGCCGACCAGGCGGCCAGCCACGGCATCGGCGAGGACGAGGTGATCGAGAAGATCATGCTGGCCCGGGCCGCGATCAAACGGCTGATCGAGCCGGAGGAGGTGGCCGAGCTGGTGGCGTACCTGTGCGCGCCGCCGGCCGCGTTCCTCACCGGCGCCTCGATCGCCCTCGACGGGGGCTGGACGGCGAACTAG